The DNA sequence TTCATTTTTATGTATTGTAtataaaagaattaaattttttaaaataaaaaaaataaataattttattattatactcttaactAACATGTATGTATCTTTACAAtttattttaaactcaaaaagattAAGTTGATTAAGCCGCTAGATGTGAAAAATAAGTGATGATAATATAATGTGCTTGTTTGggtgttatttttaaaaaaaaaaaattttaatgttaatttcttaaaaaaaattttataaaaataaaagtcattttatgtttggatatctcatataaaaagatatttttatttattaattatgtttgagtaaaataagattaaagtattttttgttcatttattatgtgaaaatattttttttttaagaaaaaaaattcttttaaaaaaagatataaattgtaGTTTctcaaaattagatatttttttatttttttaatatttttatttttactattaaaaatttaccaaacacattaaaaaaatattttttcattaaaaaaatttttttttatcgatttaatgaCGTCCAAATAAAcaccatatataatagttaatgtgagattttaaactcaaatttttgggggaaataataatattattatttatcttcttaATAAATATTCTTAAACCATTAAATGTTTTTCTTAGGTAAAAAGTGGGTTTTATACTACTTCAAGACATTATTGTAagtatctatttattttatttcatttaattagaTTAAGTAAATAAATTTTCAGATGTACAAAATTATATACAATACAAACTTCCTTCTTTTCCTGTTCTTATTATTATTCCAAAAGAACATACAGTAGTGTTCATTAAAATAAAGTGATCTACCTCTACGACATGCATCACTGCATTAATTAATGAAACAATATCACACAAGTAATTAATAATAaggagaaaacatgaaaaaataaaataaaaaacaagattATTTACATGAATTAATGGAGAACATTCACTAGGGAGTAAAGTAGTAGTCTGGATAAGAGCTTAGCCTTGGTAGCCTAGGCGGCTTAGTAGCTGGTGGGGAGCCATCACCATTGTTACTTTGGTAAAAATCAAGAATAGCATACACTGTCTGAACAATGGTGAGTGCAAATAGGAGAATGGCGGCAACAAGTGAGATCATAGCCCAGGGGTTTCGGAAGTAGGTGTGGATGAGATTGGCGCGCCACTTGTTCCATGGCTTCTTGCAGTAGTTGCTCAAGCTCATCTGCACCACATCCAGAACCCCTTGGCGGTCCGCAGTGATGTCCTTGGACAGCGAGTTGAAGAGCTTCGCCACGTCCTTGTGACACCCTAAGGCATTCACTAGGATCCCTCTCCTGTGGAGCAAGGCAACGTCTATCTCATCGTCAATTATAGTGTCAATGAAGAACACATATGATGTTACCTGacgaattttaatatataattcaaCGGTTAGATTCAGacattttattacaaaatatctaacatttttttttgaaattcagatgaagtcaacttcacgtaaagttgataatcGACAgtcattagataaaaatttagttaaatcattCAAATTATTTAACGGCTCTTAGTCTACGTTTGTTTCCGAGAACAAGATAGGACAAGACAATGAAAACAAGACAAGACAAGACATTgataaaaagagacataaaattttgtgttcttgtattctgtttagtgataaactagaacaaattatgaaaattcaatttattcttattttttttcattcaaaaaatttgagatgaaaaatataataataaaaaatataattataaaaattaacaaaaaaaataaaagaaaaataaaaaataaattgtgtcatTTGTTAATGTCtccgtgtccttcctgtcaggatggacacaaaatacattaattcCATGTCTCCTTTGCCAAACACAATTTTGTGTCCTGTAAACAAACGCATCCTTagctattaacttcacgtgaagttaactgcgactaaatttttattttttttaagataaaaataaactaCTCTTtaattattaaagaatattttcatcaaataaattaaaaaataacttattttaatcctataaaaaaatactaaataataggcagattattaaaaataatttttaaaattgtccttAAAAAATGCacattttgtaaataaaaaagagaaaaagtgtAATTTAAATATTCTTAAGGATAAAAAGtgagatttttttatatatatatcgctcaattatacaaaatttaataactaataaaaattaattttatattaaaattttagggtTTAATAtaacttgaaaattttaaaataaatataaaatatattacctCGTTGCCTGCTCCAACATGGAGTCGCTCGAACGCCATGAGATTAAGGAACATGGGTTCGGTGGTGTCGTCGACCACCATGGTCGGCAGTCGAAGTATGCCGCGGTCGAAAGAAACGTCTTGAAGGCTGTGACTGCTTGATTTCCTAAACCAAATGCCGGCTTCATGGAGCTCGGTGGCAGAACGGATGATCTCATCGGTGGTGCTGTACTCGGAGTCCGCCGTGAACCACCTGTAGCAGCAGTTTCTATGGGTTGTGGATTTTACAATACGTGTTGGGTGGGTTGGTCCTTGCATGACAAGGCCCTTTCTGTATACGTCCAATGCATGCATGCATTTTCCCATTTTACCCCTTATAGTTGTCGTTGGAGACAGGAATCTTAGGATTTGCTTGTTCAATAATTCATCATCCTGTCACATGCATTATATATTATCAATTCTACctagttaatttaatttatcatcaaCTTTCTTGCAGAGAAGAAAAGGGATAATTCCTTTGGATatattatatcataattttttttaacttcattttttaatttactttttatatattatgaata is a window from the Arachis hypogaea cultivar Tifrunner chromosome 17, arahy.Tifrunner.gnm2.J5K5, whole genome shotgun sequence genome containing:
- the LOC112762590 gene encoding UPF0481 protein At3g47200-like yields the protein MEETKWVVQINEELKGNGPSICDEKEQWKRPSIYKIPQSVTELNKKAYEPQAVSFGPYHKGKDHLNSMEEHKHRALIHYLKRCNKSIELVFQRMDQVVQELKDSYRPLDPIWDEDKNMFLQLMIVDGCFMLEILRANDCVPSDYAENDPVFSEHGKLYVMPYIKRDMLMLENQLPMLVLHTLIEIESDGEPQDDELLNKQILRFLSPTTTIRGKMGKCMHALDVYRKGLVMQGPTHPTRIVKSTTHRNCCYRWFTADSEYSTTDEIIRSATELHEAGIWFRKSSSHSLQDVSFDRGILRLPTMVVDDTTEPMFLNLMAFERLHVGAGNEVTSYVFFIDTIIDDEIDVALLHRRGILVNALGCHKDVAKLFNSLSKDITADRQGVLDVVQMSLSNYCKKPWNKWRANLIHTYFRNPWAMISLVAAILLFALTIVQTVYAILDFYQSNNGDGSPPATKPPRLPRLSSYPDYYFTP